The following proteins come from a genomic window of Rutidosis leptorrhynchoides isolate AG116_Rl617_1_P2 chromosome 10, CSIRO_AGI_Rlap_v1, whole genome shotgun sequence:
- the LOC139872219 gene encoding uncharacterized protein isoform X1, whose translation MVGKMNTTTRQDFEQSRKRKKIVSSHVHTKLLPNQKIEVRSLKEGFEGSWHSATVIHRKAQIRVIKYDHLFTNDQPDGLIELITVTSWKSSNFPNYRCKIRPVPPNLRFNKNCLHYGQCIDVFHDNAWWEGVVFDHNDSCEERLVLFPDLNDEIVAGVENIRPTRDWDPTTNTWKFRKDWIFLQVLEELELEWPVLVSVKQIWYDVSIKNGFVNYMKEWTCPSIEKWKEIVKEVIFDNFCLTMKGLFGRLNSANDINKQILNLDNENVLGPPGFSNFDSSSDTLVADLPDYFCLAGPNLVPRAECYADAVVEYYEACLSGGRRRPSQSTTVKVRQHLLFLGWKIEVKRKAKSAGRNFSIRYRYTDPNGKRFNYLKDVCKELNDRSSESTFSGSLDFNKRDLTMVESLSFSQAVIDYYLLSFKENCGLRKYKNDSRVRGSDYICSVCHYGGELVLCDKCPSSFHTFCLGLKEVPHGEWFCPSCCCRICNQNRYGEKCEKRTDSSILSCEQCENIYHIGCLKRNKCLSKLKNNPRVDWFCSPKCEEIFTGLQRLLGKSIRVGKDNLSWTLLKYKKTDIPECCNLDFSHIERSMEIYNKLNLVIKVMHECFDPVIEPLTQRDIVEDVIFCRRSELNRLNFKGFYTVLLEKDDELISVAAVRVYGEKVAELPFVGTRVQYRRRGMCHVLLNELEKKFVELGVERLVLPAASSVLRTWTTSFGFSIMTESEKLNLLGYTFLDFQGTIMCQKLLMTGLSSTKLSIPTGKHSESINELDIIDLEDMNVNTDDDMCGSPTREILPNQQTYVKIQNNTIKECYAEDDKVCNGNNDPLQRNQ comes from the exons ATGGTCGGTAAGATGAACACAACAACAAGACAGGATTTTGAGCAATCAAGAAAACGCAAGAAGATAGTCAGCAGCCATGTTCATACTAAGCTTCTTCCTAACCAAAAAATTGAA GTAAGAAGTCTCAAAGAGGGGTTTGAGGGTTCTTGGCATAGTGCCACTGTGATTCACCGGAAAGCCCAAATTCGTGTAATCAAATATGATCATTTGTTTACTAATGATCAACCCGACGGTTTAATTGAGTTGATCACTGTAACCAGTTGGAAATCATCTAACTTTCCTAATTATCGTTGCAAAATAAGACCAGTTCCTCCAAATTTACGCTTTAATAAAAATTGTCTTCATTATGGACAATGTATAGATGTTTTCCATGATAATGCTTGGTGGGAAGGCGTTGTTTTCGATCATAATGATAGTTGTGAAGAAAGATTAGTTTTATTTCCCGATTTAAACGATGAAATTGTGGCTGGAGTTGAGAACATTCGTCCAACTCGAGACTGGGACCCAACTACCAATACATGGAAGTTTCGTAAAGATTGGATTTTTCTTCAAGTTCTTGAGGAGCTTGAGCTTGAATGGCCCGTTCTTGTTTCCGTTAAACAAATTTGGTATGATGTAAGTATTAAGAACGGTTTTGTTAACTATATGAAGGAGTGGACGTGCCCATCGATCGAAAAGTGGAAAGAAATCGTCAAAGAAGTAATCTTTGATAACTTTTGTCTGACGATGAAAGGGTTATTCGGGCGATTGAACTCTGCAAATGATATAAACAAACAAATCCTTAATCTTGATAATGAAAACGTTTTAGGTCCTCCTGGATTTTCAAATTTCGATTCGAGTTCTGACACTTTAGTGGCTGATTTACCTGATTACTTTTGTCTCGCGGGCCCCAACTTAGTTCCTCGGGCCGAATGTTATGCCGATGCGGTTGTCGAGTATTACGAAGCGTGTTTATCGGGTGGTAGACGTAGGCCTTCACAATCTACAACAGTTAAAGTTCGACAACATCTTTTGTTTTTGGGTTGGAAAATTGAGGTCAAACGAAAGGCTAAAAGTGCAGGGAGAAATTTCTCGATTAGATATCGTTATACTGACCCAAATGGGAAGAGATTTAATTATCTCAAAGATGTTTGTAAGGAGTTAAACGACCGTTCGTCTGAATCTACTTTTTCGGGCTCACTTGATTTCAATAAACGAGATTTAACCATGGTTGAGTCTTTGTCGTTTTCACAAGCGGTAATTGATTACTATTTACTTTCATTTAAAGAAAATTGTGGCTTGCGAAAATACAAAAATGATTCGAGGGTTAGGGGGAGTGATTATATATGCTCTGTTTGTCATTATGGAGGTGAGTTAGTACTTTGCGATAAATGCCCGTCTTCATTTCACACGTTTTGCCTTGGACTCAAG GAGGTCCCACATGGCGAATGGTTTTGCCCATCGTGTTGTTGCAGAATCTGTAATCAAAACAGATATGGTGAAAAGTGTGAAAAACGGACAGATAGTAGTATTCTAAGTTGTGAACAGTGTGAGAATATAT ATCATATCGGGTGCTTGAAAAGAAACAAATGTTTGTCTAAGTTGAAGAATAATCCTAGAGTAGATTGGTTTTGCAGTCCAAAATGTGAAGAG ATATTTACAGGCCTTCAACGACTTTTAGGAAAGTCAATTCGTGTAGGGAAAGATAACTTATCATGGACTTTATTGAAATACAAGAAGACTGATATACCCGAATGTTGCAATCTTGATTTCTCACATATTGAGCGATCGATGGAGATTTATAATAAACTGAATCTCGTTATTAAAGTAATGCACGAGTGCTTTGATCCCGTTATAGAGCCTCTCACTCAGAGAGATATAGTTGAAGATGTAATCTTTTGTAGAAG GTCAGAGCTGAATCGGTTGAATTTCAAGGGATTTTATACTGTTCTTCTGGAGAAAGACGACGAGCTAATTTCAGTGGCTGCAGTAAG GGTTTATGGAGAAAAGGTAGCTGAACTCCCTTTTGTTGGAACAAGAGTTCAGTATCGTAGACGTGGAATGTGTCACGTTCTTCTGAACGAGCTTGAAAAG AAATTCGTGGAATTAGGAGTGGAGAGGCTCGTTTTGCCTGCTGCGTCAAGTGTTCTACGCACGTGGACCACGTCATTCGGTTTCTCCATTATGACCGAATCAGAAAAGTTGAACCTTTTAGGCTACACTTTCCTCGATTTTCAAGGCACCATTATGTGCCAAAAGCTCTTGATGACTGGTCTATCCTCTACAAAACTGAGCATACCAACTG GTAAACATTCTGAATCAATTAATGAACTTGACATCATAGATTTGGAAGATATGAATGTCAATACCGATGATGATATGTGCGGCTCACCAACTCGTGAAATCTTG CCAAATCAACAGACTTATGTGAAGATTCAAAATAATACAATCAAAGAGTGTTATGCGGAAGATGACAAGGTTTGTAATGGAAATAACGACCCTCTGCAACGTAACCAGTGA
- the LOC139871614 gene encoding asparagine synthetase [glutamine-hydrolyzing]-like, with translation MCGILAVLGCSDYSQGKRVRVLELSRRLKHRGPDWSGLYQHGDNYLSHQRLAIIDPASGDQPLFNEDETIVVTVNGEIYNHEALRASLTGHTFKTGSDCDVIAHLYEEHGENFVDMLDGMFSFVLLDTRNNTYIAARDAIGITSLYIGWGLDGSVWISSELKGLNDNCEHFEVFPPGHLYSSKTGGFRRWYNPTWFSETVPSTPYDPLVLRRAFENAVIKRLMTDVPFGVLLSGGLDSSLVASITARHLAGTKAARQWGALLHSFCVGLEGSPDLKAGREVADYLGTVHHEFHFTVQDGIDAIEDVIYHIESYDVTTIRASTPMFLMSRKIKSLGVKMVISGEGSDEIFGGYLYFHKAPNKEEFHRETCHKIKALHQYDCLRANKSTSAWGLEARVPFLDKDFINVAMSIDPAAKMINMDQKRIEKWILRRAFDDEQNPYLPKHILYRQKEQFSDGVGYSWIDGLKAHAELHVSDKMMLHATHIFPHNTPVTKEAYYYRTIFERFFPQNSAKLTVPGGASIACSTSKAIEWDASWSNNLDPSGRAALGVHNAAYKQNTASMNSGPNNIDKIPRMMDISSPRLVIRS, from the exons ATGTGTGGAATCTTAGCCGTTTTAGGTTGTTCCGATTATTCTCAGGGCAAAAGAGTTCGTGTCCTCGAGCTTTCTCGTAG GTTGAAGCATCGGGGTCCAGATTGGAGTGGGCTATATCAACATGGTGAtaattatttatcccatcaacgacTCGCCATAATTGATCCTGCTTCCGGTGATCAACCGCTTTTTAACGAAGATGAAACCATTGTTGTAACT GTTAACGGTGAGATATACAACCATGAGGCGCTTCGGGCTAGCTTGACCGGTCATACGTTTAAAACCGGAAGTGATTGTGACGTTATCGCGCATTTG TATGAAGAACATGGTGAAAATTTTGTTGACATGTTGGATGGAATGTTTTCTTTCGTGTTATTGGATACACGAAACAACACATACATTGCTGCTCGTGATGCTATTGGGATCACGTCGCTCTATATCGGATGGGGACTAGATG GTTCGGTTTGGATTTCATCCGAACTAAAAGGTTTAAACGACAATTGTGAACATTTTGAGGTGTTTCCACCTGGCCATTTGTACTCGAGCAAAACGGGTGGTTTTAGGAGGTGGTACAACCCTACATGGTTTTCGGAGACTGTCCCGTCTACACCATATGATCCTTTGGTTCTAAGGCGAGCGTTTGAAAAC GCTGTGATTAAGAGGCTAATGACTGATGTACCATTTGGGGTTCTATTGTCGGGTGGGCTAGACTCGTCGTTGGTCGCGTCTATCACGGCTCGTCACTTAGCCGGTACGAAAGCTGCTAGGCAGTGGGGTGCTCTGCTACATTCCTTCTGTGTTGGGCTTGAG GGTTCTCCCGATCTCAAGGCAGGGAGAGAAGTAGCCGATTATTTGGGAACCGTACACCACGAGTTCCATTTCACCGTACAG GATGGTATTGATGCAATTGAAGATGTGATTTACCATATCGAATCATACGATGTGACTACAATAAGGGCTAGCACACCGATGTTTTTAATGTCCCGTAAAATCAAGTCTCTAGGTGTCAAAATGGTCATCTCTGGTGAAGGTTCAGATGAGATATTCGGCGGGTATTTGTACTTTCACAAGGCGCCTAACAAGGAAGAGTTTCATCGCGAAACATGTCACAAG ATAAAAGCACTTCATCAATATGATTGCTTGAGAGCGAATAAGTCAACATCCGCTTGGGGTCTGGAAGCCCGGGTCCCGTTTTTGGATAAAGATTTTATCAACGTTGCAATGAGCATCGACCCGGCAGCCAAAATG ATCAATATGGATCAAAAACGGATCGAGAAATGGATTCTTAGACGTGCTTTTGATGACGAACAGAACCCATATTTGCCAAAG CATATTTTGTATAGGCAGAAAGAACAATTCAGCGATGGAGTCGGGTATAGCTGGATCGATGGACTCAAAGCTCATGCTGAACTACAC GTATCCGACAAAATGATGCTACATGCTACCCATATCTTCCCTCACAACACACCAGTCACTAAAGAGGCTTACTACTATAGAACGATTTTCGAGCGGTTTTTCCCACAG AATTCGGCTAAATTGACTGTCCCAGGTGGAGCAAGTATAGCTTGCAGCACATCAAAAGCAATCGAGTGGGACGCTTCTTGGTCAAACAATCTTGACCCATCAGGCCGAGCTGCACTCGGGGTTCATAATGCTGCATACAAGCAGAACACAGCTTCAATGAACTCTGGACCGAACAATATAGACAAAATTCCAAGGATGATGGATATCTCGTCTCCTAGGCTTGTGATTCGGAGCTAA
- the LOC139872219 gene encoding uncharacterized protein isoform X2, which produces MVGKMNTTTRQDFEQSRKRKKIVSSHVHTKLLPNQKIEVRSLKEGFEGSWHSATVIHRKAQIRVIKYDHLFTNDQPDGLIELITVTSWKSSNFPNYRCKIRPVPPNLRFNKNCLHYGQCIDVFHDNAWWEGVVFDHNDSCEERLVLFPDLNDEIVAGVENIRPTRDWDPTTNTWKFRKDWIFLQVLEELELEWPVLVSVKQIWYDVSIKNGFVNYMKEWTCPSIEKWKEIVKEVIFDNFCLTMKGLFGRLNSANDINKQILNLDNENVLGPPGFSNFDSSSDTLVADLPDYFCLAGPNLVPRAECYADAVVEYYEACLSGGRRRPSQSTTVKVRQHLLFLGWKIEVKRKAKSAGRNFSIRYRYTDPNGKRFNYLKDVCKELNDRSSESTFSGSLDFNKRDLTMVESLSFSQAVIDYYLLSFKENCGLRKYKNDSRVRGSDYICSVCHYGGELVLCDKCPSSFHTFCLGLKEVPHGEWFCPSCCCRICNQNRYGEKCEKRTDSSILSCEQCENIYHIGCLKRNKCLSKLKNNPRVDWFCSPKCEEIFTGLQRLLGKSIRVGKDNLSWTLLKYKKTDIPECCNLDFSHIERSMEIYNKLNLVIKVMHECFDPVIEPLTQRDIVEDVIFCRRSELNRLNFKGFYTVLLEKDDELISVAAVRVYGEKVAELPFVGTRVQYRRRGMCHVLLNELEKKFVELGVERLVLPAASSVLRTWTTSFGFSIMTESEKLNLLGYTFLDFQGTIMCQKLLMTGLSSTKLSIPTDLEDMNVNTDDDMCGSPTREILPNQQTYVKIQNNTIKECYAEDDKVCNGNNDPLQRNQ; this is translated from the exons ATGGTCGGTAAGATGAACACAACAACAAGACAGGATTTTGAGCAATCAAGAAAACGCAAGAAGATAGTCAGCAGCCATGTTCATACTAAGCTTCTTCCTAACCAAAAAATTGAA GTAAGAAGTCTCAAAGAGGGGTTTGAGGGTTCTTGGCATAGTGCCACTGTGATTCACCGGAAAGCCCAAATTCGTGTAATCAAATATGATCATTTGTTTACTAATGATCAACCCGACGGTTTAATTGAGTTGATCACTGTAACCAGTTGGAAATCATCTAACTTTCCTAATTATCGTTGCAAAATAAGACCAGTTCCTCCAAATTTACGCTTTAATAAAAATTGTCTTCATTATGGACAATGTATAGATGTTTTCCATGATAATGCTTGGTGGGAAGGCGTTGTTTTCGATCATAATGATAGTTGTGAAGAAAGATTAGTTTTATTTCCCGATTTAAACGATGAAATTGTGGCTGGAGTTGAGAACATTCGTCCAACTCGAGACTGGGACCCAACTACCAATACATGGAAGTTTCGTAAAGATTGGATTTTTCTTCAAGTTCTTGAGGAGCTTGAGCTTGAATGGCCCGTTCTTGTTTCCGTTAAACAAATTTGGTATGATGTAAGTATTAAGAACGGTTTTGTTAACTATATGAAGGAGTGGACGTGCCCATCGATCGAAAAGTGGAAAGAAATCGTCAAAGAAGTAATCTTTGATAACTTTTGTCTGACGATGAAAGGGTTATTCGGGCGATTGAACTCTGCAAATGATATAAACAAACAAATCCTTAATCTTGATAATGAAAACGTTTTAGGTCCTCCTGGATTTTCAAATTTCGATTCGAGTTCTGACACTTTAGTGGCTGATTTACCTGATTACTTTTGTCTCGCGGGCCCCAACTTAGTTCCTCGGGCCGAATGTTATGCCGATGCGGTTGTCGAGTATTACGAAGCGTGTTTATCGGGTGGTAGACGTAGGCCTTCACAATCTACAACAGTTAAAGTTCGACAACATCTTTTGTTTTTGGGTTGGAAAATTGAGGTCAAACGAAAGGCTAAAAGTGCAGGGAGAAATTTCTCGATTAGATATCGTTATACTGACCCAAATGGGAAGAGATTTAATTATCTCAAAGATGTTTGTAAGGAGTTAAACGACCGTTCGTCTGAATCTACTTTTTCGGGCTCACTTGATTTCAATAAACGAGATTTAACCATGGTTGAGTCTTTGTCGTTTTCACAAGCGGTAATTGATTACTATTTACTTTCATTTAAAGAAAATTGTGGCTTGCGAAAATACAAAAATGATTCGAGGGTTAGGGGGAGTGATTATATATGCTCTGTTTGTCATTATGGAGGTGAGTTAGTACTTTGCGATAAATGCCCGTCTTCATTTCACACGTTTTGCCTTGGACTCAAG GAGGTCCCACATGGCGAATGGTTTTGCCCATCGTGTTGTTGCAGAATCTGTAATCAAAACAGATATGGTGAAAAGTGTGAAAAACGGACAGATAGTAGTATTCTAAGTTGTGAACAGTGTGAGAATATAT ATCATATCGGGTGCTTGAAAAGAAACAAATGTTTGTCTAAGTTGAAGAATAATCCTAGAGTAGATTGGTTTTGCAGTCCAAAATGTGAAGAG ATATTTACAGGCCTTCAACGACTTTTAGGAAAGTCAATTCGTGTAGGGAAAGATAACTTATCATGGACTTTATTGAAATACAAGAAGACTGATATACCCGAATGTTGCAATCTTGATTTCTCACATATTGAGCGATCGATGGAGATTTATAATAAACTGAATCTCGTTATTAAAGTAATGCACGAGTGCTTTGATCCCGTTATAGAGCCTCTCACTCAGAGAGATATAGTTGAAGATGTAATCTTTTGTAGAAG GTCAGAGCTGAATCGGTTGAATTTCAAGGGATTTTATACTGTTCTTCTGGAGAAAGACGACGAGCTAATTTCAGTGGCTGCAGTAAG GGTTTATGGAGAAAAGGTAGCTGAACTCCCTTTTGTTGGAACAAGAGTTCAGTATCGTAGACGTGGAATGTGTCACGTTCTTCTGAACGAGCTTGAAAAG AAATTCGTGGAATTAGGAGTGGAGAGGCTCGTTTTGCCTGCTGCGTCAAGTGTTCTACGCACGTGGACCACGTCATTCGGTTTCTCCATTATGACCGAATCAGAAAAGTTGAACCTTTTAGGCTACACTTTCCTCGATTTTCAAGGCACCATTATGTGCCAAAAGCTCTTGATGACTGGTCTATCCTCTACAAAACTGAGCATACCAACTG ATTTGGAAGATATGAATGTCAATACCGATGATGATATGTGCGGCTCACCAACTCGTGAAATCTTG CCAAATCAACAGACTTATGTGAAGATTCAAAATAATACAATCAAAGAGTGTTATGCGGAAGATGACAAGGTTTGTAATGGAAATAACGACCCTCTGCAACGTAACCAGTGA